Proteins co-encoded in one Capnocytophaga ochracea DSM 7271 genomic window:
- the bglX gene encoding beta-glucosidase BglX yields MRYSKHIFKTLISLLMIGCATPAILKSDNEKLTQKSFSGDKHIEQRVDSVLRLMTLEEKIGQMTQFSADWSVTGPVMADKYQPYLEKGLVGSIFNATSVAGIRKLQKIAVEQTRLGIPILFGQDVIHGYKTIFPIPLAESCSWDLALMRKTAELAAREASADGINWTFAPMVDITRDARWGRAMEGAGEDPYLGSLIAEARVKGFQGGDNWQTLSSPHTLLACGKHFAGYGAAESGKDYNTAELSMHTLRNVYLPPYEATLKAGVGSIMASLNEINGVPATADKWLLTEVLRKEWGFNGLLVSDYTGINELVRHGVAKDDKQVANLSANAGIEMDMNGATFIKYLSALVKEGKVTENQIDKAVRHILEMKFLLGLFDDPYRYLDETRAKENTFTEEYLKVARQAVASSVVLLKNEAEALPIKKNSDKTIAVIGPMMNNTSDINGSWTCLGDGKQSVSLLTGLTEKYKGTNVKLLYAEGCGFTTISTEQLKEAVAIARKADRVLVAVGEQSSWAGESAVRTDIRLPQAQRQLLEALKAINKPIAIITFSGRPLDLSWENENVQAILQAWFPGTQGGNGIADVIAGDVNPSGHLTMSFPRSVGQIPIYYNYKSTGRPVHTNNEEVDHRPHYNAGYLDSSITPLYPFGYGLSYTTFAISNVHLNKKSIKRYNDSIIVNASVQNTGRTEGEIVVQLYTRQLVASVSRPVKELKGFQKIPLKAGESKQVRFELPSEALAFYGINGKKDTEPSECLLWVGLHSADNSNEQHFTIEE; encoded by the coding sequence ATGAGATATAGCAAACACATTTTTAAAACGCTTATTTCGTTACTTATGATAGGTTGCGCAACACCCGCTATCCTAAAATCGGATAATGAAAAACTCACCCAAAAGAGTTTCAGTGGTGATAAACATATAGAACAGCGCGTAGATTCGGTACTGCGTTTGATGACTCTTGAAGAAAAAATCGGACAAATGACGCAATTCTCAGCCGATTGGTCGGTTACAGGACCTGTAATGGCTGATAAGTACCAACCTTACCTCGAAAAAGGCTTGGTAGGAAGTATTTTTAACGCTACTTCGGTTGCAGGTATACGAAAATTGCAAAAAATAGCGGTAGAACAAACGCGTTTAGGTATTCCTATCCTCTTTGGTCAAGATGTGATACACGGCTATAAAACTATCTTTCCCATTCCGTTAGCTGAGTCTTGCTCGTGGGATTTGGCATTGATGCGCAAAACAGCTGAACTCGCTGCCCGTGAAGCTAGTGCCGATGGTATTAACTGGACGTTTGCTCCTATGGTAGATATCACCCGCGATGCTCGTTGGGGACGCGCAATGGAAGGCGCAGGCGAAGACCCTTATTTAGGAAGCCTTATTGCCGAAGCGCGGGTAAAAGGATTTCAAGGGGGAGACAATTGGCAAACGTTGAGTAGCCCTCACACACTTTTAGCTTGTGGTAAACACTTTGCCGGCTATGGAGCTGCCGAATCAGGCAAGGACTATAATACAGCTGAACTCTCTATGCACACCTTGCGCAATGTATATTTACCTCCTTATGAGGCGACCCTAAAAGCAGGAGTGGGCAGTATAATGGCTTCTTTGAACGAGATAAACGGAGTGCCTGCCACCGCCGACAAGTGGTTGCTTACTGAGGTGCTTCGCAAAGAATGGGGCTTTAACGGCTTGTTAGTGAGTGATTACACAGGCATTAACGAGTTGGTGCGACACGGGGTAGCCAAAGATGATAAACAAGTGGCAAACCTCTCAGCCAATGCAGGAATAGAAATGGATATGAACGGGGCAACCTTTATTAAATACCTTAGTGCCTTAGTGAAAGAAGGCAAAGTAACCGAAAATCAAATTGATAAAGCAGTAAGGCATATATTGGAAATGAAGTTTCTTTTAGGTCTTTTTGATGACCCCTACCGATACTTAGATGAAACTCGTGCCAAAGAAAATACTTTTACTGAGGAATATCTGAAAGTAGCGCGACAAGCTGTTGCTTCCTCAGTAGTACTCTTGAAAAATGAAGCTGAAGCGTTACCCATCAAAAAGAATAGCGATAAAACTATTGCTGTAATAGGACCTATGATGAACAACACAAGTGATATAAACGGCAGTTGGACGTGCTTAGGTGACGGCAAACAAAGCGTGAGTTTACTCACAGGGCTTACTGAGAAATACAAGGGTACAAATGTAAAACTCCTCTATGCCGAAGGCTGTGGTTTTACAACTATTTCAACAGAACAACTCAAAGAAGCGGTTGCTATAGCTCGCAAAGCTGATAGGGTATTAGTAGCTGTAGGTGAACAGAGTAGCTGGGCAGGAGAATCGGCGGTGCGCACCGACATTCGTTTGCCTCAAGCACAACGCCAATTGCTCGAAGCACTAAAAGCCATAAACAAGCCCATAGCTATTATTACTTTTAGCGGACGACCGCTCGACCTTTCTTGGGAAAACGAGAATGTACAAGCTATTTTGCAAGCGTGGTTTCCTGGTACGCAAGGGGGCAATGGCATTGCCGATGTGATAGCAGGCGATGTAAATCCTTCGGGACACTTAACGATGTCTTTCCCTCGCAGTGTAGGGCAAATTCCTATTTATTACAACTACAAAAGCACAGGGCGACCTGTACATACAAATAATGAAGAAGTAGACCACCGCCCTCATTATAATGCAGGATATTTGGATAGTTCTATTACGCCTCTTTATCCTTTTGGGTATGGACTCAGCTATACTACCTTTGCTATTAGTAATGTGCATCTGAATAAAAAAAGTATAAAACGCTATAACGATAGCATTATAGTAAATGCCTCTGTGCAGAATACAGGAAGAACCGAGGGCGAAATAGTGGTACAACTCTATACCCGACAGTTAGTAGCAAGTGTTAGCCGCCCCGTAAAGGAATTAAAAGGGTTTCAGAAAATCCCTCTCAAAGCAGGTGAAAGCAAACAAGTCCGTTTTGAACTGCCTTCCGAAGCTCTTGCCTTTTACGGTATCAATGGAAAAAAGGACACTGAGCCCAGCGAGTGCCTGCTGTGGGTGGGCTTACATTCTGCCGATAATAGTAACGAACAACATTTTACAATAGAAGAATAA
- a CDS encoding glycoside hydrolase family 16 protein: MKNATTFSFITMLLCGLTACNKSGGDTPIEDNPMPETPTEWVLDFQDNFDGNALNTDNWAVYDNEYLEKEGKLKPENTRRTYAIEVKDGFLNCLIDRDYKREGMFITGGIAHKKNYKYGKFEFRIRMDEDPHKSSSGLGLTWPESEKWPDDGENDIYETNHEDNAWNTYIHYAVSGKDQQYQKSFHYNKSDWHIVAMEWAPEYIKIYIDGKLEWTLKDPVAMAKAPHHLCFQTEKDINKPFTKQLKLQVDWVKVYKYVPKK, from the coding sequence ATGAAAAACGCAACAACCTTTAGTTTTATTACAATGTTATTGTGCGGGCTTACTGCCTGTAACAAATCGGGAGGAGACACTCCTATTGAAGACAACCCTATGCCTGAAACCCCTACTGAATGGGTGTTAGACTTCCAAGACAACTTCGATGGCAATGCCTTAAACACAGATAATTGGGCTGTGTACGACAATGAATACCTCGAAAAAGAAGGTAAACTCAAACCTGAGAATACGCGCCGTACCTACGCTATAGAAGTGAAAGACGGCTTCTTGAATTGCCTTATCGACAGAGATTATAAACGCGAAGGAATGTTTATAACAGGTGGAATAGCTCATAAGAAGAACTACAAATACGGCAAGTTTGAGTTCAGAATACGTATGGACGAAGACCCTCATAAGTCTTCCAGCGGTTTAGGACTTACTTGGCCTGAGAGTGAAAAATGGCCTGACGATGGCGAAAACGACATCTATGAAACAAATCACGAGGACAACGCTTGGAATACCTATATCCATTACGCAGTATCTGGTAAAGACCAACAGTACCAAAAGAGCTTCCACTACAACAAAAGTGATTGGCATATTGTGGCAATGGAATGGGCTCCTGAGTACATAAAGATTTACATCGACGGTAAACTCGAATGGACTCTTAAAGATCCCGTAGCAATGGCTAAAGCACCTCACCATTTATGCTTCCAAACTGAAAAAGACATTAACAAACCTTTCACCAAACAACTCAAACTACAAGTAGATTGGGTAAAGGTATACAAATATGTACCTAAAAAGTAA
- the galA gene encoding beta-galactosidase GalA yields MRYPYKFLPFLIGMLLWLAHPIYGQAIREHILLDNGWKFSLGHATDPTKDLFYRVYNDFSKTLSKGINFSSIDYDDSAWQTVDLPHDWAVTLPFSEKGDWSHGYKALGSTFPEHSIGWYRKTFDLSKSEAGKRIELQFDGIFRDSRCWVNGIYVGHHLSGYTGIKYDITDLVHFGKPNVITVRVDATQNEGWFYEGAGIYRHVWLNSYNSVHSSPEEVFIYTKSIGKQAEMHAEATVHNRETSSQTFQVEWSILNREKKVIATHKSANTTFAPNEKVTVKSNLNIPNAQLWDTEHPYLYTLTTKIISNGKTTDLIHTRFGVRTFSYQPDGFYLNGKKMKIKGVCVHQDHAGVGTALLDELQYYRIGLLKAMGANAYRTAHHPHSPAVLQACDSLGLLVMDETRLLNSGREYRQQFEDLIKRDRNHASVFMWCIGNEEEKIQSTETGERIARTLVSLQQHLDPSRVSTYGANVGNENEGVSAAIPVRGFNYNLYGLTDYEKTHPNQPIIGTEVASTVGTRGVYLPEIVLDKAGGYSGHFVADTLRAYLLDQDKSYPSWASQAQQWYSTTANDPRFMGGFVWTGFDYRGEPTPFAWPNISSHFGVMDVCGFPKNVYYYYKAHWSESPILHIAPHWNLNLPQGTVVKVWVYSNTEEVELFLNGKTLGKQKTPAFGHLYWEVPYEKGTLKAVGTKNGKRITSEITTTEKPFAIVLSPHKTQLKAGKQDAVVVNVSVVDKKGREVPNADALIQFQLTGDARIIGVGNGDPSSHEKDTFAEGERVERKLFNGKCQVIIRSGEKGGKVQLRAISNGLKEAVVRMN; encoded by the coding sequence ATGAGATATCCATACAAGTTTCTTCCCTTTCTCATCGGTATGCTCCTATGGCTTGCTCACCCCATCTATGGGCAAGCCATTAGGGAGCATATATTGTTAGATAACGGTTGGAAATTCAGCTTAGGGCACGCTACCGACCCTACTAAAGATTTGTTTTACCGCGTGTATAACGACTTCTCTAAAACACTTTCCAAAGGCATTAACTTTTCGAGCATAGACTACGACGATAGCGCGTGGCAAACCGTAGACCTCCCTCACGATTGGGCAGTAACTCTCCCTTTCAGTGAAAAAGGCGATTGGTCTCACGGATATAAAGCCTTAGGCAGTACCTTCCCCGAGCATAGTATTGGTTGGTATAGAAAAACCTTTGACCTCAGCAAATCCGAAGCAGGCAAACGCATCGAACTGCAATTCGACGGTATTTTTAGGGACAGTCGGTGTTGGGTAAATGGCATTTATGTAGGGCATCACCTCAGCGGGTATACAGGAATAAAGTACGATATTACCGATTTGGTGCATTTTGGCAAACCCAACGTGATTACCGTAAGGGTAGACGCTACCCAAAACGAAGGTTGGTTTTACGAAGGCGCAGGTATCTATCGACACGTGTGGCTAAACTCTTACAACTCTGTTCACTCTTCCCCCGAAGAGGTTTTTATCTATACCAAAAGCATTGGCAAACAAGCCGAAATGCACGCCGAAGCCACTGTGCATAACCGAGAAACAAGCTCACAAACTTTTCAGGTGGAATGGAGTATTCTTAATCGTGAAAAGAAAGTAATAGCTACTCACAAATCTGCAAATACTACTTTTGCCCCTAATGAAAAAGTAACTGTAAAGAGTAACCTTAACATTCCTAATGCACAGCTTTGGGACACTGAGCACCCCTATCTGTATACCTTAACAACGAAAATCATTTCCAACGGAAAGACCACCGACCTTATTCACACCCGCTTTGGGGTGCGCACTTTTAGTTATCAACCCGACGGCTTTTACCTCAACGGCAAAAAAATGAAAATAAAAGGCGTGTGCGTACATCAAGACCACGCCGGAGTAGGTACTGCACTATTAGACGAATTGCAGTATTATCGTATTGGGTTACTCAAAGCAATGGGCGCCAATGCCTACCGCACTGCCCATCACCCTCATAGCCCTGCCGTGCTACAAGCCTGCGACAGTTTGGGTTTATTAGTGATGGACGAAACCCGACTCTTAAACAGCGGAAGAGAATACCGTCAACAATTTGAAGACCTTATCAAGCGCGACCGCAATCACGCTAGCGTATTTATGTGGTGTATCGGGAATGAAGAAGAAAAAATACAAAGTACCGAAACTGGCGAGCGCATCGCTCGTACGTTGGTGAGTTTACAACAGCATTTAGACCCTTCACGCGTGAGCACTTATGGCGCCAACGTAGGTAATGAAAATGAAGGTGTGAGTGCTGCCATACCTGTACGAGGCTTCAATTACAACCTCTATGGGCTTACCGACTATGAAAAAACACACCCTAATCAACCTATCATCGGCACCGAAGTAGCCAGCACCGTGGGTACTCGAGGGGTGTATCTGCCGGAAATCGTACTTGACAAAGCAGGGGGGTACAGTGGTCATTTTGTAGCCGATACCCTACGCGCTTACCTGCTCGACCAAGACAAGAGTTACCCCAGTTGGGCATCACAAGCACAGCAATGGTACAGCACGACTGCTAACGACCCTCGTTTTATGGGAGGTTTCGTATGGACGGGCTTCGACTATCGCGGAGAGCCTACCCCTTTTGCGTGGCCTAATATCAGTTCGCATTTTGGGGTAATGGACGTGTGTGGTTTCCCTAAGAACGTGTATTACTACTACAAAGCCCATTGGAGTGAATCGCCTATATTGCACATAGCCCCTCATTGGAATCTGAACCTGCCCCAAGGCACTGTGGTAAAAGTGTGGGTATATAGCAATACCGAAGAAGTGGAACTTTTCTTGAACGGAAAGACGCTCGGTAAACAAAAAACACCTGCTTTTGGACACTTATATTGGGAAGTACCCTACGAAAAAGGTACGCTGAAAGCCGTAGGCACTAAGAATGGAAAGCGGATTACCTCCGAAATAACTACTACCGAAAAACCTTTTGCGATTGTGCTTTCTCCTCATAAAACACAACTGAAAGCCGGTAAGCAAGATGCCGTAGTGGTGAATGTGAGTGTAGTAGATAAAAAAGGACGTGAAGTACCTAATGCCGATGCCCTTATACAGTTTCAGCTTACAGGAGATGCTCGCATTATAGGAGTAGGAAACGGCGACCCCAGTTCGCACGAGAAAGATACTTTTGCCGAAGGAGAGCGTGTAGAGCGTAAACTCTTTAATGGCAAATGCCAAGTGATTATCCGCTCAGGTGAAAAAGGTGGAAAGGTACAACTACGCGCTATAAGTAACGGACTGAAAGAGGCGGTGGTGAGAATGAATTAA
- a CDS encoding glycoside hydrolase family 2 TIM barrel-domain containing protein, with protein MRIQHTLFLFIFALASSLSTAQTHDWENLAVSSINTEKSHSHYEPAGKILLNGNWQFAYFKHPSQVPADFFLGKGITQWDAIKVPSNWQLQSNRYDPPVFTNIKYPFEMNPPYTPKDYNPTGVYRTQFTVPSKWKGEQVFIHFAGVQSAMELFINGKQVGYHEDAMLPAEFNITPYLKKGKNELYVKVLNWSDGSYIEDQDFWRLSGIYRDVYLFATPELRMRDFSVYPQLDAQYRDATLQVQVEVQNLGEKVSDALVVQTSLKDSKGNVIGTEKASIADIAAGKEATVSAQIAVKNPLKWTAETPNLYKVELSLLTAKGKVLQSFTQNVGFRKIELSNGLLLVNGKPVKFKGVNRHEFDPYNGRTITRQSMIDDIILMKTHNINAVRTSHYPNQPEWYTLCDEYGLYVVDEANIESHGLWESGYYIGERPEWQKDIVERNVNMVARDKNHPCIIYWSMGNESGWGKNFDAAYEAIKALDPQKRPVHYESKNPAYAGVLSHYDIISNMYTELNHLNNLFTEDPKRPVIICEYAHSMGNSLGNFRKYWELFATNERYQGGFTWDWKDQALRCKDKNGKEYWNIINHIDKANVNDGLVNATGVPQPEMHELKKVYQYFNVKDIDIKTGLVLISNSNYFVNSDEVYLQWELIENGKPIANGVINDLNIAPQSQRALQIPFKTKLVQNGKEYFMNFHFKNKKATAWASKDFEVAKEQLAFPNRVEREFTKPSDKKLTFTDEATNFTVKGDNFTAVFSKKTGGLSQFTHKGKNLLSEAMVPSFWRVPTDNDEGGFEQSYASAWRKAGLKEAMVTATEMKATQIGETQLKIVAHNRIETKAGNISQQVTYLINGDGRIDISTNVEVPASVPALARVGMLLTLDKSFNKVEWYGKGPYETYADRKESAFVGIHSGAVKDMHFPYVMPSENGNHIDTRWLKLLSGTTELYISAPKLFNFNVQDYSDDALNQSKETQELRRGDHTYLHIDEAQMGVGGDDSWSPRVHKEFLLNQPYYHYEFSIQVGGK; from the coding sequence ATGAGAATACAACATACTCTATTCTTATTCATTTTTGCTTTGGCGAGTAGTCTCAGCACAGCGCAAACCCACGATTGGGAAAACTTAGCGGTAAGCAGTATCAACACCGAAAAAAGCCATAGCCACTATGAGCCGGCTGGAAAAATACTCCTCAACGGCAATTGGCAGTTTGCCTACTTCAAGCACCCTTCACAAGTGCCTGCTGATTTCTTTTTGGGCAAAGGCATTACCCAATGGGACGCTATAAAAGTGCCTTCAAATTGGCAACTGCAAAGCAACCGATATGACCCTCCTGTGTTTACCAATATCAAATATCCGTTTGAGATGAACCCTCCTTATACCCCTAAGGACTACAACCCTACGGGAGTGTATAGAACGCAGTTCACGGTGCCTAGCAAGTGGAAAGGCGAACAGGTGTTCATTCACTTTGCGGGAGTGCAATCGGCGATGGAGTTGTTCATCAATGGTAAGCAAGTGGGCTATCACGAAGATGCAATGTTACCTGCCGAGTTCAACATCACTCCTTACCTCAAAAAAGGCAAAAACGAACTATATGTAAAAGTCTTGAACTGGTCGGACGGCAGTTATATAGAAGACCAAGATTTTTGGCGACTCAGCGGTATCTATCGCGATGTATACCTCTTTGCTACCCCCGAGTTGCGTATGCGTGACTTTTCAGTATATCCTCAGCTCGATGCGCAATACCGCGATGCTACCTTGCAGGTGCAAGTAGAGGTACAGAATTTAGGCGAAAAAGTAAGTGATGCTCTTGTGGTACAAACCTCTCTTAAAGACAGCAAAGGTAATGTGATAGGCACTGAAAAAGCCTCTATTGCGGATATTGCTGCGGGAAAAGAAGCTACCGTTAGTGCCCAAATAGCTGTAAAAAATCCGTTGAAATGGACTGCCGAAACCCCTAACCTTTACAAAGTGGAACTCAGTTTGCTCACCGCCAAAGGCAAGGTGTTACAATCGTTTACTCAAAATGTAGGATTTAGGAAGATTGAACTAAGCAACGGATTGCTCCTTGTGAACGGCAAGCCTGTGAAGTTTAAAGGAGTGAACCGTCACGAGTTCGACCCTTATAACGGTCGCACCATCACCCGCCAATCGATGATTGACGATATTATCCTGATGAAAACGCACAACATCAATGCGGTGCGCACCTCTCACTACCCCAATCAGCCTGAGTGGTATACCCTCTGCGACGAATATGGATTATATGTGGTAGACGAAGCTAATATCGAGAGCCACGGATTGTGGGAGAGTGGCTACTACATAGGCGAACGCCCTGAATGGCAAAAGGACATCGTGGAGCGCAATGTGAATATGGTTGCTCGCGACAAGAACCACCCTTGTATCATCTATTGGTCGATGGGGAATGAATCGGGTTGGGGTAAGAACTTTGATGCAGCTTACGAGGCGATAAAAGCCCTCGACCCTCAAAAGCGCCCCGTGCACTACGAGTCTAAAAACCCTGCTTATGCAGGCGTGCTCTCGCATTACGATATCATCTCTAATATGTACACCGAGCTCAACCACCTGAACAATCTCTTTACCGAAGACCCCAAACGCCCTGTGATTATCTGCGAATACGCCCATTCTATGGGTAACAGCTTAGGCAACTTCCGCAAGTATTGGGAGCTTTTTGCTACCAATGAGCGCTACCAAGGTGGTTTTACGTGGGACTGGAAAGATCAAGCGTTGCGTTGCAAAGATAAGAACGGCAAAGAGTATTGGAACATCATCAATCATATCGACAAGGCGAATGTGAACGACGGATTGGTAAATGCCACAGGCGTTCCTCAACCCGAAATGCACGAACTGAAAAAGGTATATCAGTATTTCAATGTAAAGGATATTGATATCAAGACAGGCTTGGTACTCATCAGCAATAGCAACTACTTTGTAAATAGCGACGAGGTGTATTTGCAATGGGAACTTATTGAGAATGGCAAGCCTATCGCCAATGGGGTAATCAACGACCTGAACATCGCCCCACAAAGCCAAAGAGCCCTACAAATACCTTTCAAAACAAAATTAGTACAAAACGGCAAGGAATACTTTATGAACTTCCATTTTAAGAATAAAAAGGCTACTGCTTGGGCTTCAAAAGATTTTGAAGTAGCCAAAGAACAACTCGCTTTCCCTAACCGTGTTGAGAGAGAATTCACCAAGCCCTCCGATAAAAAACTAACATTTACTGACGAAGCTACAAACTTCACCGTAAAAGGCGATAATTTTACAGCCGTATTCAGCAAAAAAACAGGCGGTTTAAGTCAATTTACACATAAAGGGAAAAACCTGCTTTCAGAAGCGATGGTGCCCTCTTTTTGGCGTGTACCTACCGATAACGATGAAGGTGGTTTTGAACAATCATATGCCTCAGCTTGGCGCAAAGCGGGATTAAAAGAAGCTATGGTAACAGCTACCGAAATGAAAGCTACGCAAATAGGGGAAACCCAACTGAAAATAGTAGCACACAACCGCATTGAAACCAAAGCGGGCAATATCAGCCAACAAGTAACTTACCTCATCAATGGAGACGGACGTATAGATATCAGCACAAATGTGGAAGTGCCTGCTTCTGTGCCTGCTTTGGCAAGAGTGGGAATGCTCCTAACACTCGACAAGAGTTTTAACAAAGTAGAATGGTACGGCAAAGGTCCTTATGAAACTTATGCCGATAGAAAAGAATCAGCTTTTGTGGGTATTCACAGCGGTGCAGTAAAGGATATGCACTTTCCTTATGTGATGCCTTCTGAAAACGGCAACCATATCGATACCCGTTGGCTCAAACTCCTTTCGGGTACTACTGAACTATATATCAGTGCTCCTAAACTCTTTAATTTCAACGTGCAAGACTATTCAGACGACGCGCTGAACCAATCCAAAGAAACCCAAGAACTGCGCCGTGGAGACCACACTTATTTGCACATCGATGAGGCTCAAATGGGTGTAGGAGGAGACGACAGCTGGTCGCCACGCGTACATAAAGAGTTTTTGCTCAACCAACCGTATTATCATTACGAATTTAGCATTCAGGTAGGGGGGAAATGA
- a CDS encoding cellulase family glycosylhydrolase — protein MNITLHKTLRNALFLMLCLSSPLCLAQANITVSKTHPRYFEKNGATWIPISTNYLPSHNFEEVEKYFKHFAENGGNAMRIWISTEFLEIEDQKEGKYNPEKLARIEQLLQLAEKYHIYLKFTLHHLRTISNNISPEASWCNSYSLATKFKNVSEYVSTKKGKKSYLKRIRALAQKCQNHPYVYGWELWNEMDSAVPEAEWLPFTEEMLGKVKKLCPEQLVTQTLGSMHASYMDDYYKKLAVIPDNEFLSIHRYLDEGDKWHQYPIVKGAVSALATDAVAMGLTFTKNDPKPVVINEIGAVNPNHAGPSSLYTKDTEGVLLHDFIFAPFFGGSAGSGNTWHWDHYIEPNQLWYHFGRFKNAIEGIDPVKEAMQPFYFKRNTVACYGLKGKTKTILWCRDLTNNWKTELREGRPAQMKRDFEIPLNLINIKYTHYSVYDPWTDKWERHMPMYDGKALIPAFKRSIVVVLENP, from the coding sequence ATGAACATAACCCTACATAAAACACTAAGAAACGCTTTGTTTTTAATGCTTTGCCTAAGCAGTCCGCTATGTTTGGCACAAGCAAATATAACGGTAAGCAAAACCCACCCGCGCTATTTTGAAAAAAATGGTGCGACGTGGATTCCTATTAGCACCAATTATCTACCATCGCATAATTTTGAAGAGGTAGAAAAGTACTTTAAACACTTTGCCGAAAACGGCGGAAATGCAATGCGCATTTGGATAAGCACTGAGTTCTTAGAAATAGAAGACCAAAAAGAAGGCAAGTACAATCCCGAGAAGTTAGCGCGTATAGAACAGTTGCTACAACTCGCCGAAAAGTATCATATTTACCTTAAATTCACCCTGCATCACCTGCGTACTATCTCTAATAACATCTCACCTGAGGCTTCTTGGTGTAACAGCTATTCGCTAGCTACCAAGTTCAAGAATGTAAGCGAGTATGTAAGTACTAAAAAAGGCAAAAAGTCCTACTTAAAACGCATCAGAGCTCTTGCTCAAAAGTGCCAAAACCACCCGTATGTATATGGGTGGGAGTTGTGGAACGAAATGGATTCAGCTGTACCCGAAGCAGAGTGGCTACCTTTTACCGAAGAGATGCTCGGTAAGGTGAAAAAGTTATGCCCTGAGCAATTGGTTACTCAAACCTTAGGCAGTATGCACGCCTCTTATATGGACGACTACTACAAGAAGTTGGCAGTAATACCTGACAACGAGTTTTTGAGCATTCACCGTTATTTAGACGAGGGCGACAAGTGGCATCAATACCCGATAGTGAAAGGAGCTGTGAGTGCTTTAGCAACCGATGCCGTAGCTATGGGCTTGACATTTACCAAAAACGACCCCAAGCCTGTTGTCATCAATGAGATAGGAGCTGTAAACCCTAACCACGCAGGGCCTTCGTCGCTTTATACAAAAGACACAGAGGGCGTTTTGTTACACGATTTTATCTTTGCACCTTTCTTTGGAGGTAGTGCAGGTTCGGGCAATACTTGGCATTGGGATCATTACATAGAGCCTAACCAATTGTGGTATCACTTTGGGCGTTTCAAAAACGCTATTGAAGGAATTGACCCCGTGAAAGAAGCGATGCAACCCTTCTATTTCAAAAGAAATACCGTAGCCTGTTACGGACTAAAAGGCAAAACAAAAACGATATTGTGGTGTAGAGACCTAACTAACAATTGGAAAACAGAGTTGCGTGAGGGGCGTCCTGCCCAAATGAAACGAGATTTCGAAATACCACTCAACCTCATAAATATAAAATATACTCATTACAGTGTTTACGACCCTTGGACGGATAAATGGGAACGACATATGCCTATGTATGACGGAAAGGCATTGATTCCAGCCTTCAAGCGTTCGATAGTAGTGGTATTAGAAAACCCATAG